Proteins encoded within one genomic window of Pseudomonadota bacterium:
- a CDS encoding tRNA guanosine(34) transglycosylase Tgt, with product MRDGFSFEVETRLEGTWARTGVLRTPHGEVRTPVYCPVGTAATVKALDGDELEAAGAQMLLANTYHLLLRPGPERVRALGGLHDFMSWRRPLFTDSGGFQAFSLGYAKEHGVGKIGSIFPGSEQPRPSTYGGPGVEYTRMARIDEDGVTFRSHLDGSSHRLNPEISIGIQQKLGADIIVAFDECTSPLSDHAYTQRAMERTHRWAARCIAAHGPEHPQALLGIVQGGAYEDLRRVSTEVIASMPFDGFAVGGSLGKDKSEMHQVLEWTIPGLPDGRFRHLLGIGDVDDLFECVARGIDSFDCVIPTRFARHGTIFVGPEHATKRRFRININNAQYGADQRPIEPGCACPACRRYTRAYIHHLFRAGELLGIRLATVHNVWFMQRLMEQIRAAIIDGTFVAMKQAWLGG from the coding sequence CCTGGGCCCGCACCGGCGTGCTGCGCACCCCGCACGGCGAGGTGCGCACGCCGGTCTACTGCCCCGTGGGCACGGCGGCCACGGTGAAGGCGCTCGACGGCGATGAGCTCGAGGCGGCCGGCGCCCAGATGCTGCTGGCCAACACCTATCACCTGCTGCTGCGTCCGGGGCCTGAGCGCGTGCGTGCGCTCGGCGGGCTGCACGATTTCATGTCGTGGCGGCGGCCGCTGTTCACCGACAGCGGGGGGTTCCAGGCGTTCTCGCTGGGCTACGCCAAGGAGCACGGCGTGGGCAAGATCGGCAGCATATTCCCGGGCAGCGAGCAGCCCAGGCCCAGCACCTATGGCGGCCCTGGCGTCGAGTACACGCGCATGGCGCGCATCGACGAAGACGGGGTGACCTTTCGCTCGCATCTCGACGGGTCGTCGCATCGGCTCAACCCCGAGATCTCCATCGGAATTCAGCAGAAGCTCGGCGCCGACATCATCGTCGCCTTCGATGAGTGCACGTCGCCCCTGTCTGACCACGCCTACACCCAGCGGGCCATGGAGCGCACCCATCGCTGGGCTGCCCGCTGCATCGCGGCCCACGGTCCCGAGCACCCCCAGGCGCTGCTCGGCATCGTGCAGGGCGGCGCCTATGAAGACCTGCGGCGGGTGTCGACCGAGGTCATCGCCTCCATGCCCTTCGATGGCTTTGCCGTGGGCGGGTCGCTGGGCAAGGACAAGAGCGAGATGCACCAGGTGCTCGAGTGGACGATTCCGGGCCTCCCGGACGGGCGCTTCCGCCACCTGCTGGGCATCGGCGACGTCGACGATCTCTTCGAGTGCGTGGCGCGGGGCATCGACAGCTTCGACTGCGTGATCCCCACCCGTTTCGCGCGGCACGGGACCATCTTCGTGGGCCCTGAGCACGCCACCAAGCGGCGCTTCCGCATCAACATCAACAACGCCCAGTACGGCGCCGACCAACGCCCCATCGAACCCGGATGCGCCTGCCCGGCGTGCCGGCGCTACACCCGCGCCTACATCCACCACCTGTTCAGAGCGGGTGAGCTGCTCGGCATACGGCTCGCGACGGTGCACAACGTGTGGTTCATGCAGCGTCTCATGGAGCAGATCCGCGCGGCCATCATTGATGGCACCTTCGTGGCGATGAAGCAGGCCTGGCTCGGCGGCTGA